Proteins co-encoded in one endosymbiont 'TC1' of Trimyema compressum genomic window:
- a CDS encoding MBL fold metallo-hydrolase has translation MALKKFSDRLFYYLHETTTDRPMLAYYKRKGEKYILAIDAGNSASHVEDFYASLEVEQFLKPDYTAITHWHWDHTFGMHQIHGVSIAHKRTNGFLRREKNRLKEESYSSHFLKSDDQCLAKEYEDCDIIEVHFNATFI, from the coding sequence TTGGCTCTTAAAAAATTTAGTGATAGGCTATTTTATTATCTACATGAGACTACTACTGATAGGCCTATGCTAGCTTATTATAAAAGAAAAGGAGAAAAATATATACTTGCTATTGATGCGGGCAATTCTGCTAGTCATGTTGAAGATTTCTATGCTTCTTTAGAAGTGGAACAATTCCTTAAACCTGATTATACTGCCATTACCCATTGGCATTGGGATCATACATTTGGTATGCATCAGATTCATGGAGTCTCTATTGCCCATAAAAGGACCAATGGGTTTTTGAGAAGGGAAAAGAACAGATTAAAGGAAGAGTCCTATAGTAGTCATTTTCTAAAAAGCGATGACCAGTGTTTAGCGAAGGAATATGAAGATTGTGATATTATAGAAGTTCATTTCAATGCTACTTTTATTTGA
- a CDS encoding phosphate signaling complex PhoU family protein, with protein MIELFDLTIDIVKKVMRSYSDGNIEDAKAVYLEDDILDNSYKSVVRWLKNEMSSNPDDIKEYLDYVFISKYFERIGDRANAIAKWTVYKETGSTLIDGDNDDLGD; from the coding sequence TTGATTGAACTCTTTGATTTAACAATTGATATTGTAAAGAAAGTAATGCGTAGCTACAGTGATGGCAATATTGAGGACGCAAAAGCAGTCTATTTAGAGGACGATATTCTTGATAATAGCTATAAAAGTGTGGTTAGATGGTTAAAAAATGAAATGAGTTCTAATCCTGACGATATTAAAGAATATTTAGACTATGTATTTATTAGTAAATATTTTGAGAGAATTGGAGACAGGGCAAATGCTATTGCTAAATGGACTGTTTATAAAGAAACTGGTTCTACTTTAATTGATGGCGATAATGATGATTTAGGAGATTAA
- a CDS encoding PhoU domain-containing protein, whose protein sequence is MSRKSFDQVLSELNYDVVELGALTIQVLEESKDALENINVALAKKTIKRDELIDQKEKV, encoded by the coding sequence ATGAGTAGGAAGTCATTTGATCAAGTTTTAAGTGAGTTAAATTATGATGTAGTTGAGCTAGGGGCTTTAACTATTCAGGTTCTTGAGGAGTCTAAAGATGCATTAGAAAATATAAATGTAGCTCTTGCTAAAAAGACTATTAAACGAGACGAGTTAATTGATCAAAAGGAAAAAGTTTGA
- a CDS encoding ATP-binding protein, whose translation MFFGHPYWLKQLLLNLFTNSIEYNEEGGSVIGNVYIEKSNLIIEVKDTGIGISEEDQERVFERFYKVDKSRSKNPNSTGLGLSIVKHIVELYNGRIEVSSALWVRVLLQLK comes from the coding sequence ATATTTTTTGGACATCCCTATTGGCTGAAACAACTTCTTTTAAATTTATTTACCAATAGCATTGAATACAATGAAGAAGGTGGGTCTGTTATTGGTAATGTCTATATTGAAAAGAGTAACCTTATTATTGAAGTAAAAGATACTGGAATTGGTATTTCAGAGGAAGACCAAGAAAGAGTTTTTGAACGTTTCTATAAAGTAGATAAAAGCAGAAGCAAAAATCCTAACAGTACTGGACTTGGATTATCCATTGTAAAGCATATTGTAGAGCTTTATAATGGACGTATTGAAGTAAGTAGCGCACTCTGGGTAAGGGTACTTTTACAATTAAAATAA
- a CDS encoding sensor histidine kinase, whose translation MENGFIAVNRNNKVTLINKEARKIFSIEGEIEPLEDFLVITHNMELLNSLNRLNAKSRTKELTLNNLSYKINFYPIKNQNKKVIGTIIFFYDVTEIRALENIRKEFVANVSHELKTPLTSIRGFIETLKNGAISNPEVAQRFLDIIEVESVRLENLISDVLNLSDIEERKEDQVKEPIILEVVVAELVSLLKSSAVEKK comes from the coding sequence ATGGAAAACGGTTTTATTGCTGTTAATAGAAATAACAAGGTTACTTTAATTAATAAAGAAGCCCGTAAAATATTTTCTATTGAAGGTGAAATAGAGCCATTAGAAGACTTTCTTGTGATTACCCATAATATGGAACTACTAAATAGTTTGAATAGGCTTAATGCAAAGAGTCGCACTAAAGAATTAACTTTAAACAATTTATCTTATAAAATTAACTTTTATCCTATTAAGAATCAAAATAAGAAAGTCATTGGTACTATTATTTTCTTTTATGATGTAACAGAAATTAGAGCTTTAGAGAATATTAGAAAAGAGTTTGTAGCAAATGTAAGCCATGAATTGAAAACCCCATTGACATCAATAAGAGGATTTATAGAAACTTTGAAGAATGGTGCAATTTCAAACCCAGAAGTTGCTCAGCGTTTTTTGGATATAATTGAAGTGGAAAGTGTTCGCCTAGAAAATTTAATTAGCGATGTCTTAAATCTTTCAGATATTGAGGAAAGAAAAGAAGATCAAGTTAAAGAACCAATTATTTTAGAAGTTGTAGTAGCTGAGTTAGTGTCACTTCTCAAGTCTTCTGCTGTAGAAAAAAAGTAA
- a CDS encoding winged helix-turn-helix domain-containing protein: MNKRAIKKDGKILKLTLKEYELLKLLALGNGKVYSRESLLNEVWGYDYYGDGRTVDVHIHNLRKILSDEAEAYIVTIRGVGYRFNNG, translated from the coding sequence ATGAATAAGAGAGCGATTAAAAAAGATGGGAAGATTTTGAAATTAACATTGAAAGAATATGAACTCCTTAAACTTCTAGCTTTAGGAAATGGCAAAGTTTACTCTAGGGAAAGCCTTCTTAATGAAGTTTGGGGATATGATTATTATGGAGATGGCAGAACAGTTGATGTTCATATTCATAATTTAAGAAAAATATTAAGTGATGAAGCTGAAGCATATATCGTAACGATTAGAGGCGTTGGCTATAGATTTAATAATGGGTAG
- a CDS encoding response regulator: protein MLGDYSGLELCKIIRDDEETKHIPIIMITAKTTEFDTIVGLESGANDYLKKPFSINELIARVRALLRQFAPKTEVPKSSLF, encoded by the coding sequence ATGTTAGGGGATTATAGTGGTTTAGAACTATGTAAAATTATTAGGGATGATGAAGAAACAAAGCATATTCCTATAATAATGATTACTGCAAAAACTACAGAGTTTGATACAATTGTAGGCTTAGAATCAGGAGCTAATGATTATCTAAAAAAGCCTTTTTCAATTAATGAGCTGATTGCTCGAGTAAGAGCACTTTTAAGACAATTTGCACCTAAAACAGAGGTGCCTAAGAGTAGCTTATTCTAG